In one Colletotrichum destructivum chromosome 2, complete sequence genomic region, the following are encoded:
- a CDS encoding Putative glycoside hydrolase, family 43, concanavalin A-like lectin/glucanase domain superfamily encodes MKLHLSSVLPMAAATLAVAQQTFSNPVLWQDLADLEVIRVNDTYYYTASTMHYSPGAPVLKSYNLVDWEFVGNSVPELIFGDEYYLNGTSRAYVGGIWASSLQYRESNGLFYWYGCIQSGEMKTWIFTASDPAGPWTAQPPIDECFYDLGVLVDDDDTMYVAYGRYNISVAQLSPDGLKPVRNEVVWVDPVRYLEGARFYHIGSSYYIWLTKPADGQHVLKADSPWGPYTNRTVLDRMASPIPHSGTPHQGGIVDTPDGDWWYMSFLDAYPSGRIPVLAPLTWDEEGWPHIVTDEAGGWGKTYPMPVQTDKKVDAAGEYTDSFAGPRLSPEWAFNHNPDNSAWELGAGGLTLRTATVTDDLYSARNTLAHRILGPKSSGTFRLNVGNMADGDVAGVSIFRDESAYIGFRKEGSSLKLVAVHDVLAPESAGWQTTSNGTVVATASGCSVDLSGVADGTSDVYLRIVADLHPTFGVEADNPAQLLYSTDGENFTQLGPDYWCHNRWQYFLAFRFAVFNYATKSLGGSILVKEFTLKLVE; translated from the exons ATGAAGCTGCACCTGTCATCAGTCCTGCCGATGGCCGCGGCCACCTTGGCCGTAGCGCAGCAAACCTTCTCGAACCCGGTCCTGTGGCAGGACTTGGCCGATCTCGAGGTCATCCGCGTCAACGACACGTACTACTACACGGCTTCGACGATGCACTACTCCCCCGGCGCCCCTGTACTGAAGAGCTACAACCTCGTCGACTGGGAGTTTGTCGGGAACTCGGTCCCCGAACTCATCTTTGGAGACGAGTATTACCTGAACGGCACGTCGCGCGCCTACGTCGGTGGCATCTGGGCAAGCAGTCTGCAGTATCGCGAGAGCAACGGCCTCTTCTACTGGTATGGATGCATCCAGTCCGGAGAGATGAAGACCTGGATCTTCACGGCTAGCGACCCGGCCGGGCCATGGACTGCGCAGCCGCCGATCGACGAGTGTTTCTATGACTTGGGAGTGttggtcgacgacgacgacaccatgTACGTGGCATATGGGAGGTACAACATCAGCGTTGCCCAGCTTTCTCCCGACGGACTGAAGCCGGTCAGGAACGAG GTTGTTTGGGTTGACCCTGTACGATACCTGGAAGGCGCCCGCTTCTATCACATCGGCTCAAGCTACTACATCTGGCTGACGAagcccgccgacggccaacATGTGCTGAAAGCAGATAGCCCGTGGGGGCCGTACACCAACCGCACAGTCCTCGACAGGATGGCCTCGCCGATTCCCCACTCGGGGACGCCGCACCAAGGCGGCATCGTGGACACCCCCGACGGCGACTGGTGGTACATGTCCTTCCTGGACGCGTATCCCAGCGGCCGCATCCCGGTCCTCGCGCCGCTGACctgggacgaggagggaTGGCCGCACATCGtgacggacgaggccggcggctggggcAAGACGTACCCGATGCCCGTCCAGACCGACAAgaaggtcgacgccgccggcgagtACACGGACAGCTTCGCCGGCCCCAGGCTCTCGCCCGAGTGGGCGTTCAACCACAACCCCGACAACTCGGCCTGGGAgctgggcgccggcggcctgaCGCTCCGCACGGCGACCGTCACCGACGACCTCTACAGCGCGCGCAACACCCTCGCCCACCGCATCCTGGGCCCGAAGAGCAGCGGCACGTTCCGCCTGAACGTCGGCAACATGGCGGACGGCGATGTGGCCGGCGTCTCCATCTTCCGCGACGAATCGGCCTACATCGGCTTCCGGAAGGAGGGCAGTTCCCTGAAGCTCGTTGCCGTCCACGACGTTCTCGCGCCCGAGAGCGCCGGCTGGCAGACCACCtccaacggcaccgtcgtgGCCACGGCGAGCGGGTGCAGCGTTGACCTGTCCGGGGTCGCCGACGGGACCTCGGACGTCTACCTGCGGATCGTCGCGGACCTGCACCCGACCTTCGGGGTTGAGGCGGACAACCCGGCCCAGCTGCTCTACTCCACCGACGGAGAGAACTTCACGCAGCTGGGGCCCGATTATTGGTGCCACAACAGATGGCAGTACTTCTTGGCGTTCCGcttcgccgtcttcaacTATGCTACCAAGTCCCTGGGCGGTTCCATCCTTGTGAAGGAGTTCACGCTCAAGTTGGTCGAGTAG